The following is a genomic window from Mycolicibacterium sp. TY81.
CACCCTGTACCGCTACTTCCCGTCCAAGGTGCACCTGCTGGTATCCGCGCTGGGCCGCGAGTTCGAGCGCATCGACGCCAAGACCGATCGCGCCGCCCTGACGGGCGGCACGCCGTACCAGCGCCTCAACGTGATGGTCGGCAAGCTGAACCGCTCGATGCAGCGCAATCCACTGCTGACCGAGGCCATGACCCGTGCTTTCGTGTTCGCCGATGCGTCCGCGGCCGGTGAGGTTGATCACGTCGGCAAGCTCATGGACTCGATGTTCGCGCGCGCCATGAGCGAGGGCGAGCCCACCGAGGACCAGTACCACATCGCCCGCGTGATCTCCGATGTGTGGCTGTCGAACCTGCTGGCGTGGCTGACGCGTCGCGCTTCGGCCACCGACGTGAGCAAGCGGCTGGATCTGGCGGTCCGGCTGCTGATCGGTGACGGGGAGCACCCTAAAGTCTGACCGGTGCTCCCGGCTGATCTGATCGCGGCGCTCGACACCGTCGCCGCCACCCCCCGACTGCTCGTCACCTCGGATTTCGACGGCACGCTGTCGCCGATCGTGAACAACCCTGCCGACGCGCGGGCCCTGCCCGCCGGGTCTGCCGCCCTGCTGGACCTGGCCGCCCTGCCGGACACCTTCGTCGCACTGGTCTCGGGACGCGCCCTCGACGTCCTGCGCGAGCTGTCCGGCATGCCGGACTCGGTGCACCTCGTGGGCAGTCACGGCGCCGAGTTCAACACCGGGTTCACGCAGACCGTCGACACCGCACTGTTGGCCGAGATCGTCGATTCACTCACCGAGATCGCAAACCGCTACCCGGGTGCAGCGGTCGAGACCAAGCCGGCCAGTGCCGCCCTGCACGTGCGCAACGCCTCGGCGGCCGACGGCGAGGCCGCGCTGGCCGCCGCGCGCGAGGCGGGAACGCAGTGGGCCGCCGAGCCCACCGAGGGCAAGGCGGTGCTGGAGTTCGCGGTGGTCACCACCAACAAGGGCTCGGCCATCGACGCCCTGCGGGAGCGCGACGACGCGACCGCCGTGGTTTTCCTGGGCGACGACGTCACCGACGAGAAGGCCTTCGCCCGGCTGCGCGACGGTGACGTCGGTGTGAAGGTCGGTCCGGGCCCGTCGGCCGCGCAGTACCGCGTCGGCTCCCCCGAGGACGTGGCGGAGGCCCTGGCCTACCTGGCGGCGCGCCGGGCGGATTAGGCGGGCGGGCCCGAGGTGCGGCCGCGGACCAGCTCGGTGTCGAGTACCTCGATGACCGGGATTCCGGAACGCGGCGGATTGTTCAACAGGTATCCGGCCCGGCGGCCCTTCTCCAGGCTCGGCTGCGCGACGGTCGTCAGCCCGCGCGCCAGCGCCTCGGGGACACCGTCGAATCCGGTGACGGTCATCTGGCCGGGCACGTAGATACCGCGCGACCGCAGGTGGTCCATCGCCGAGAGCGCCAGCACGTCGGCAGTGCACATCAGCGCCGTGATGCGTGGATTTGCTTGCAGCGCAACGGCAGCCGCCTCCCCACCGGAACTCGGCAGGTGCTCGAAGGTCTCGACCACCGTGAGGGCACCGGGATTGAGGCCGGCATCGGACATCGCGTCGCAGACGCCGAGGATGCGTTCGCACTGCGCGTGAAAATGCTGTGAGGTGAGCCGCTCCGGGTCGGCGACGGCCGACTGCGCGTCGCCGTGCGGCCACTGGCGCCCGAGCCGCATGGTCAGCAGGCCGATCTCCCGGTGGCCAAGGCCGACAACGTATTCCGCGATGCCGCGCATCGCCGCCCGGTCGTCGATGCAGACCCGCGAGGCCCCCTGGACGTCCTTGGGCTGATCGACGACCACGATCGGCACGCCGCGCTGCTGCACGACGGGCAGGTACGGGTCGTCGTCGGAGGCCGCGTACACCGCGAACCCGTCGACTCCGGCGGACAGCACCGCCGCGGTGCCGTCCTCGACCGAACGGTTGGGCCCGGCCGCCACCAGCAGCAGGCCCTGCCCGGCCTCCTCGCACGATTCGGCAAGTCCGGCAACGAAATCCAGGGCCGCCGGGTCGCGGAACGAGTAGTTGAGGGGTTCGGTGATCATGAGCCCGAAGGCACCGGCCCGGCGCGTGCGCAGGGAACGCGCCACCGGGTCGGGGCCGGGATAGCCCATCTCCTTGGCTGCGGCGAGCACCCGCTCGCGCAACTCCGGCGAGAGCTGGTCCGGCCGGTTATAGGCGTTCGAGATCGTGGTGCGCGAGACCTTCAACTCGGCAGCGAGCGAGGCCAGCGTGGCCCGACGCCTCGGGTTGGGACTCCTCGGCATATTTGTGACGCTAGCGCATCCGATTCGCGCTGCACGGCAACGGTGCACTAGATTTATTGCAAACGGTTTTCATTAACACTAACCCGCAGGAGCGCACATGACCCGGACCAGGCTCATCGCACTGTCCGCCCTCACCGCGTTGACCGTCGCTGCGTGCGGGTCACAAGGCGACTCCGGGCACGCCAACGGCGCCGCCAAGGTCGTCACCACCACCAACGTCTGGGGCAGCGTCGCCACCGCGGTGGCCGGCGGACACGCCGACGTCAAGTCCCTGCTCACCAGCGATGTCGACGACCCGCACTCCTACGAAGCCACCCCCGCCGACGCTGCCGCCATCGCCGATGCCAGCCTCGTCGTCATCAACGGCGGCGGTTACGACCACTGGGCCGACGACGTGTTGAAGAACCACAAGAACGTCACCACCGTGGACGCCTACTCGCTGCTGCCGCACAACGCGCCCGGTGAGGCGAACGAGCACGTCGTCTACAACATGGCCGTCGCCAAGGCCGTCGCCACCAAGATCGCCGACGACCTGGCGGCCGCCGATTCCGCGCACGCCGACACCTATCGCGCCAACGCCTCGGAATTCGGCAAGAAGACCGACGCCATCGCCGCCACCGAGCACGCCATCGGGCAGAAGCACCCCGGCGCCGCGGTGGTCTCCACCGAACCCGTCGCGCATTACCTGCTGGCCGCCGCGGGCGTCGTCGACAGCACCCCGCACGGTTTCGCCGCCGCCGCCGAAGAAGGCCACGATCCCGCCCCGGCCGACGTGGCCGCGGTACTCGACCTGATCAACGGCCACAAGGTCGACGCACTGGTGGTGAACAAGCAGACCGAGACCGCCGTCACCAAGCAGCTGCAGGATGCCGCCCGCAAGGCCGCGCTGCCCATCGTCGAGGTCACCGAGACACTGCCCGCCGGACAGGACTTCCTGACCTGGCAGCGGCAGACGGCGGAGGCACTGGCACACCAGCTCGATAGCGCCGCAGCGCCGGGTCGATAATCAGTAACCGTGACTTCTGCTGCGGTCGCCGAACTCACCGGCGCACGACTGTCGTTCGGCGACCGCGTGCTGTGGGACCGGCTCGATCTGACGGTGCGCCGCGGTGAATTCATCGCGGTGCTCGGCCCCAACGGCACCGGCAAGACGTCGCTGCTCAAGGTGTTGCTGCGCCAACAGCCACTGACGGCCGGCCGGATGACCACCACGGGCACCATCGGCTATGTGCCGCAGCACCGTTCCCTGGACACCGGGCTGACGCTGCGCGGCCGCGATCTCGTCGGGCTCGGCTGCGACGGACATCAGTGGGGTTTCGCCGGTCCGCGCAAGCGCGCGCAGCGTCGCGCCATCGTGACCAAGGCGCTCGGCCAGGTCGACGGCGCGCGGCTGGCCGACGTTCCCGTGTCGGTGATGTCCGGCGGCGAACTGCAGCGCGTCCGCATCGCGCAGGCCCTGGCTTCCGACCCGGCGCTGCTGCTGTGCGACGAACCGCTGCTCAACCTCGACCCGGCCAACGCGAAACTGGTGTCGAGCCTCATCGACCAGCGCCGCAAGGACGCCGGTACCGCGGTCCTGTTCGTCACGCACGAGGTCAACCCCGTGCTGCCGTACGTCGACCGCGTGCTGTACCTGGTCGACGGCCGTTTCCGGATCGGCACCGTCGAGGAGGTCATGACATCCGAGACGCTGTCCGCGCTGTACCGCGCCGACATCGAGGTGGCCCGGGTCGGCGGTCAGTACGTCGTGGTCGGCCAGGACGGTGCCGGCGTGGACAACTCCGAGCACGCGAGTGGGCACTGCTGTGAATAACTTCTTCAACACGGCACTGACCGCAGACCTGCTCGGCCGCGACTTCGTCCAGCAGGCCGTGCTCGCGGCGGCGCTGCTGGCGCTCCTCGGCGGCCTGATCGGACCGTTCATCGTGATGCGGCAGATGTCGTTCGCGGTGCACGGCTCCAGCGAGCTCTCCCTCACCGGTGCCGCCTTCGCCCTGTTGACCGGGCTCAACGTCGGCCTCGGCGCCCTCGTCGGGAGTGCCCTGGCGGCAATCCTTTTCGGCATCCTGGGGCAACGCTCACGCGAGCGGGACTCGGCGATCGGCGTCGTGCTGGCCTTCGGCCTCGGTCTCGCCGTGCTGTTCATCCACCTGTACCCAGGCCGCACCGGCACCAGTTTCGCGTTGCTCACCGGGCAGATCGTCGGCGTCGGCTATTCAGGACTGGCGCTGCTGGCCGTGGTGACCGTGCTGGTGGTCGCGATCCTGGCGGCCTGCTACCGGCCACTGCTGTTCGCCACTGCCGACCCCGAAGTGGCTGCGGCCCGCGGGGTTCCGGTGCGCGCGCTGGGCATCGTGTTCGCCGCGCTGGTCGGCGTCGCCGCCGCACAGGGCGTGCAGATCGTCGGGGCGCTGCTCGTGATGTCGCTGTTGATCACCCCCGCCGCCGCGGCCGGCCGGGTCTTCAGCTCCCCCGTCACCACGATGGTGGCGTCGGTGGTGTTCGCCGAGATCGCCGCGGTCGGCGGCATCGTGCTGTCCCTGGCCCCGGGCGTCCCGGTGTCGGTGTTCGTCACGTCGATCTCGTTCGGCATCTACCTGCTGTGCTGGGGTGCGGGACGGCTCAGTCGCCGGTAGCCGAATCACCCACCCGTCGCTCCGCTCGCCCCACCGCCCGCCCGGGCTCATTGCTCCACTGCGACCACGAGCCGGGGAACAGCGCCACGTCCTGCCCGGCGGCCGCCAGCGCGGCCACCGCCACCGCCGCGGTGACGCCCGACCCGCAGTACACGCCATCGACATCCGCGCCGTCGGTCCGCAGCGTGCCGTCGGCAGCCAGCACGCTCGGCAGATTGATGGCCCCGGGAATGTGTCCGGCAATCGGGTCCATGGGTTCGACGTCGCCGCGGAACCGTTCCGGCGCCCGGACGTCGCCCAGGCGCGGGCCCAGCGCCGCGGCCTCATCGGCGGTCAGCGTGGGCATGGCCCCCGCATAGAGGTCCTGGTGGGTGACGGTGACGTCACCCGGCGCCGGTTCGACGTCACCGCGGTCCAGCGGGCCACCCGAGGTGGTCCATGCGCCCAGCCCGCCGTCCAGGATGCGGACGTTCTCGATGCCCGCGGCCCTCAGTACCCACCAGGCGCGCGCCGAGCCGGCGCGGTTCCAGTCGTCGTAGACGACGGTCGGCACACCGTCGCGCACGCCCCAGCGGCGCGCAGCCTCCTGCACCGCGGCGCCCGACGGCAGCGGATGACGGCCCCGGCCCCTGACGGTGTGGTCCGACAACTCGTCTTCCAGCGAGACGTACACCGCGTCGGGGATGTGCCCGGCCA
Proteins encoded in this region:
- a CDS encoding metal ABC transporter permease, producing MNNFFNTALTADLLGRDFVQQAVLAAALLALLGGLIGPFIVMRQMSFAVHGSSELSLTGAAFALLTGLNVGLGALVGSALAAILFGILGQRSRERDSAIGVVLAFGLGLAVLFIHLYPGRTGTSFALLTGQIVGVGYSGLALLAVVTVLVVAILAACYRPLLFATADPEVAAARGVPVRALGIVFAALVGVAAAQGVQIVGALLVMSLLITPAAAAGRVFSSPVTTMVASVVFAEIAAVGGIVLSLAPGVPVSVFVTSISFGIYLLCWGAGRLSRR
- a CDS encoding metal ABC transporter ATP-binding protein, translated to MTSAAVAELTGARLSFGDRVLWDRLDLTVRRGEFIAVLGPNGTGKTSLLKVLLRQQPLTAGRMTTTGTIGYVPQHRSLDTGLTLRGRDLVGLGCDGHQWGFAGPRKRAQRRAIVTKALGQVDGARLADVPVSVMSGGELQRVRIAQALASDPALLLCDEPLLNLDPANAKLVSSLIDQRRKDAGTAVLFVTHEVNPVLPYVDRVLYLVDGRFRIGTVEEVMTSETLSALYRADIEVARVGGQYVVVGQDGAGVDNSEHASGHCCE
- a CDS encoding metal ABC transporter solute-binding protein, Zn/Mn family; protein product: MTRTRLIALSALTALTVAACGSQGDSGHANGAAKVVTTTNVWGSVATAVAGGHADVKSLLTSDVDDPHSYEATPADAAAIADASLVVINGGGYDHWADDVLKNHKNVTTVDAYSLLPHNAPGEANEHVVYNMAVAKAVATKIADDLAAADSAHADTYRANASEFGKKTDAIAATEHAIGQKHPGAAVVSTEPVAHYLLAAAGVVDSTPHGFAAAAEEGHDPAPADVAAVLDLINGHKVDALVVNKQTETAVTKQLQDAARKAALPIVEVTETLPAGQDFLTWQRQTAEALAHQLDSAAAPGR
- a CDS encoding sulfurtransferase; protein product: MSTRDDVLITAFGLAQLIAAGDVTLLDVRWQLAKPDGRDDYLAGHIPDAVYVSLEDELSDHTVRGRGRHPLPSGAAVQEAARRWGVRDGVPTVVYDDWNRAGSARAWWVLRAAGIENVRILDGGLGAWTTSGGPLDRGDVEPAPGDVTVTHQDLYAGAMPTLTADEAAALGPRLGDVRAPERFRGDVEPMDPIAGHIPGAINLPSVLAADGTLRTDGADVDGVYCGSGVTAAVAVAALAAAGQDVALFPGSWSQWSNEPGRAVGRAERRVGDSATGD
- the otsB gene encoding trehalose-phosphatase; translation: MLPADLIAALDTVAATPRLLVTSDFDGTLSPIVNNPADARALPAGSAALLDLAALPDTFVALVSGRALDVLRELSGMPDSVHLVGSHGAEFNTGFTQTVDTALLAEIVDSLTEIANRYPGAAVETKPASAALHVRNASAADGEAALAAAREAGTQWAAEPTEGKAVLEFAVVTTNKGSAIDALRERDDATAVVFLGDDVTDEKAFARLRDGDVGVKVGPGPSAAQYRVGSPEDVAEALAYLAARRAD
- the kstR gene encoding cholesterol catabolism transcriptional regulator KstR; translation: MPTPATPESDSAVRPREVTNMAVLTESELGSEAQRERRKRILDATLAIASKGGYEAVQMRAVAERADVAVGTLYRYFPSKVHLLVSALGREFERIDAKTDRAALTGGTPYQRLNVMVGKLNRSMQRNPLLTEAMTRAFVFADASAAGEVDHVGKLMDSMFARAMSEGEPTEDQYHIARVISDVWLSNLLAWLTRRASATDVSKRLDLAVRLLIGDGEHPKV
- a CDS encoding substrate-binding domain-containing protein, with translation MPRSPNPRRRATLASLAAELKVSRTTISNAYNRPDQLSPELRERVLAAAKEMGYPGPDPVARSLRTRRAGAFGLMITEPLNYSFRDPAALDFVAGLAESCEEAGQGLLLVAAGPNRSVEDGTAAVLSAGVDGFAVYAASDDDPYLPVVQQRGVPIVVVDQPKDVQGASRVCIDDRAAMRGIAEYVVGLGHREIGLLTMRLGRQWPHGDAQSAVADPERLTSQHFHAQCERILGVCDAMSDAGLNPGALTVVETFEHLPSSGGEAAAVALQANPRITALMCTADVLALSAMDHLRSRGIYVPGQMTVTGFDGVPEALARGLTTVAQPSLEKGRRAGYLLNNPPRSGIPVIEVLDTELVRGRTSGPPA